A DNA window from Amycolatopsis sp. DSM 110486 contains the following coding sequences:
- a CDS encoding lytic transglycosylase domain-containing protein — MPLTGNVDGETAAETTVEAAPARRRARGGAAVAVRLAVVLVVLAVAGGGTWLITRASAPVASPTTTDIPALSVKAADVRPGSIAPVSAVVAGGADQQTTPQSVHSTADPLDDWAKKVAAVTGVPARALRAYGNAELAMRSADPGCRISWATLAGIGRIESNHGQYGGAVLGADGRPSKPIIGVPLDGSSGVRAISDTDGGRFDGDAVADRAVGPMQFIPSTWRKWAADGNGDGLGDPQQIDDAALAAGRYLCAGGRDMATPSGWWSGILSYNNSTEYAQKVFGLADGYAQSAKAVRAG, encoded by the coding sequence GTGCCCCTCACCGGAAACGTCGACGGCGAGACCGCTGCCGAGACCACAGTCGAAGCCGCACCTGCCCGACGCCGTGCCCGAGGGGGCGCGGCCGTGGCGGTGCGGCTCGCGGTGGTTCTGGTGGTCCTCGCGGTGGCGGGTGGCGGCACGTGGCTCATCACGCGGGCGTCGGCACCGGTCGCGAGCCCGACCACGACGGACATCCCCGCGTTGAGCGTGAAGGCGGCCGACGTGCGGCCGGGCTCGATCGCTCCCGTCAGCGCCGTGGTCGCGGGTGGTGCCGACCAGCAGACCACCCCGCAGTCGGTGCACTCCACGGCCGACCCGCTCGACGACTGGGCCAAGAAAGTCGCCGCCGTCACCGGGGTGCCCGCGCGGGCGCTGCGTGCGTACGGCAACGCGGAGCTCGCGATGCGCTCGGCCGACCCGGGCTGCCGCATCTCGTGGGCCACGCTCGCCGGCATCGGCCGCATCGAGTCGAACCACGGCCAGTACGGCGGCGCTGTGCTCGGCGCCGACGGCCGCCCGTCCAAGCCGATCATCGGCGTCCCGCTCGACGGTTCGTCGGGCGTGCGCGCCATCAGTGACACCGACGGCGGCCGCTTCGACGGCGACGCCGTGGCCGACCGGGCCGTCGGCCCGATGCAGTTCATCCCCAGCACCTGGCGCAAGTGGGCGGCCGACGGCAACGGCGACGGTCTCGGCGACCCACAGCAGATCGACGACGCCGCGCTGGCCGCGGGGCGCTACCTCTGCGCGGGCGGGCGCGACATGGCCACGCCGTCGGGCTGGTGGTCGGGGATCCTGTCGTACAACAACTCCACGGAATACGCGCAGAAGGTCTTCGGCCTCGCCGACGGGTACGCGCAGTCGGCGAAGGCCGTGCGGGCCGGCTGA
- a CDS encoding DUF3817 domain-containing protein — protein MTTSTDGAAQTRPARLNGALVRFRTTAWITGVGLLVLCATMVIEYGFGNATPAAVYSPIHGVLYMIYLACSIDLAIKARWSIKSTILVLLAGCVPFVSFIVERRVTHRVHAGKDIF, from the coding sequence ATGACCACGAGCACCGACGGTGCGGCCCAGACCCGCCCGGCGCGACTGAACGGAGCCCTGGTGCGGTTCCGCACCACCGCGTGGATCACCGGTGTCGGCCTGCTCGTGCTGTGCGCGACGATGGTGATCGAGTACGGCTTCGGCAACGCCACGCCCGCCGCGGTGTACTCGCCGATCCACGGCGTCCTCTACATGATCTACCTGGCCTGCAGCATCGACCTCGCGATCAAGGCCCGCTGGTCGATCAAGAGCACGATCCTCGTACTGCTCGCGGGCTGTGTCCCGTTCGTCTCGTTCATCGTCGAACGCCGCGTGACGCACCGGGTGCATGCGGGCAAGGACATCTTCTAG